Genomic window (Pseudomonas hydrolytica):
GCTCGGCGAGATGCGCGGATAGTGTTGCGACTCGCAGCCGTCGCAACGCATCGCTCGCTCCCCCGGCAACTGGCGCGTCGGCGCACCGCAGCTGCCACAGAAGCGATGCTCGGCGTACCAGGTACCGATCTGCGCGGCGTACGCCAGCATGCGGAAAGTCTCCGCCTCGCCTTGCAGCATGAACTGACGCAGGCTCTGCCAGCTGCAACCATCCAGCATGGACGACGGTTTCACCTGCAGTAGATAGATGGCGTCCTCACCGAAATAGCCGATGCCCTGTTCGCCGACGATCTGCAGGTCTTGGCGCTTGATCCAGTCGCGAGGAAACAACACGCCGTTGCTGTCGGCCAGAAAATGCTGCTGGTGGTAGAGCAACGCCCAGCCGCCCGGCTGGGCCGGGTCGAGAAAGGCGTTGCGCCAGATCATCAGGCCGCCACCGGCATGCCCAGCGCCTTGACGCTCTCTTCAGCCAGATCGAGCACGCTGGGACGGGTCTCGGGCCGCATCACGGCACCGGCTTCCAGATAGTACTCCAGGCTGCTGAGCGCATCGGCCAGGGTTTCCAGCATCTGCTCCGACGGCATCTGCCCGGACTCGAGCATGCGCGTCTGGATATAGTCGGCGCAGGCGCCGACCAGCATGGCTGCCCGGCGCTGCTCGAGGAACCACAGCCCGCCACGCACCGCCTGCAGGCTGAACGGCACGTTGGCCAGGTGCATCTTGTCGCCGCCCGCCTCCAGGTATGCGGTGATGGCGCGCTTGGCCAGCGCCAGACCGGCCTGGGCCTCGTCGACCACGACGATACGCGCCTCGTTGAGCTGGTGATTGGCGAAGGAGTCGGCCTCGTTGCCCGGCTCGACCGGCGCCGGTCGAGTATCGCGCCCCTCGCCTCGCTCGAGGCTGGCCACCATGCCTTCGACATACAGCACGGCATCGGCCAGCTTGTGCAACTGCTCCGGCTGCGGGGCCGTATTGTCGTTCCAGGCCGCCACCAGCGGCAGCTGCGCACTCAGCGAGTTGCCCGCGGAGTTGAGGCCGACCATGCCCAGGGTCTTGGCCAGCTTGCCCAGCAGCGCATGCAGAGTACCCAGGGTTTCGCCCTGCAGGGTGCCACGCTCGAGCAGATCGAGCATGTCCTTGACGCTGGCCAGCTCTTCGCGAATCGCCGTGGACAGCGAACGCATCACCGCCTGCCCCGGCCCCGCCAGGCGCTGGTATTCCTCTTCCAGCAGATGATCGGTGAACGGCAGCGGCGTCAGCCCGAAGACTTCGCGCATGGCGCTGGCGAGCGGACCGTGGCTGTCGGCCAGCGCGACCAGATACAGCAGCTCCTTGAGCAGGCTGCGCGGCGCTTCGTACTGCGGATTGCTCAGCATCAGCTTGAGTTCGCGATCCAGGCGCGAGAACAGCTGCTTGCGCCCCTTGCGCGGCAGCAGCTGACCATCGCACTGCGCCTCGATGGCAGCGGCGCCGATCCAGCACATGCGCCCGCGTGCCTCGTTGGCGAACAGGCTGTCCAGACGCGCCATGGCGCGCACCATGAGCTTGAGGCTGGCCTGCGGATTCTGCTCGCGGATGAAGCCGAGCAACCCCACCTGATACATGTGGCGCAGGCGCTTGCCTTCGCTGAGCTTGGCCGCGCCATCCAGCGGCTGGGTAGCGCTGTGCGGCCGCGCATGATCGAGGCGCACGCTGAAGAAGAAGCTTTCCGGCAAAGGCTGCTGGGCGCCGGCCATGCGCAGGTCATTGATTGCCGGCAGCAGCAGCTCGGGCATCTCCTGGCGATGGGCGTCGACGTTCTCCAGATAGCGGCGCAACACGTGCAGCGCGTTGCTCAGCGCGGCCAACTGCACGTCGCGCTCCTCGCCGGCGCCGGCGGGGATATCGGTAGCCTGATCCAGCACCTCCTGCGCCAGCAGCTCGGCGCCGGCCAGCTCGATCAGATTGAGGGTGCCGCGCACCTGCTGCAGGCTTTCCACTGCCTGTTGCAGCAGGCTGCCGTTGTGACGTTCGGCGATGAAGTGCTCGAGGCTCTGCTCGGCCTCTTCCATGGTGACGAACAGTTCGTCGCGCACCAGGTTCAGGGATGTGGCTCCACTCACCATGCTCTAGGCACCTCGAGACTCGCAGCGGACAACAGTGGATACGGCATCAGTCGGCGAACTCCGGTTTCTGCTTGGTCATGTGCGCCGTCATGGCCAGACGCAGGTCTTCCGACTGCAGCATGGCAGCGTTCCAGGTGGCGATGTACTCCAGGCCATCGTCGACCCGGTGATCACGCATGTAGCGAATCATTTCCTTGGTACCGCGAATCGCCACCGGCGACTTGGCGGCAATGTCCGCGGCGATTGCCATGACCCCGGCCAGCAGGGCTTCCTGGCTCTCGTAGGTGCGATTGACCAAACCAATACGCGCGGCCTCGGCGCCGTCGATGCTGCGCCCGGTGAAGGCCAGTTCGCGCATCATGCCGTCACCGATGATACGCGGCAGGCGCTGCAGGGTACCGACATCGGCCGCCATGCCCATGTCGATCTCCTTGATGGAGAACTGCGCGTCGACCGTGGCGTAACGCATATCGCAGGCGCTGATCAGGTCGATGGCGCCACCCAGGCAGTAGCCGTGGATCGCGGCCAGCACCGGCTTGCGGCACTGGTCGACGGCAACGAAGGAAGCCTGCAGTTCGAGGATCTTGCGGCGCAGGGCATCGGCATTGCGGCCGACATCCTTGCCCAGTTGGGAACCAACCGAGGCCAGCAGCATCAGATCGATACCGGAGGAAAAGTGCTTGCCTGCACCGGACAGCACCACCACCCGCACCGCATCGGTGGCATCGACCCAGCGGAAGATCTCGATGATCTCGCGCCAGAAGTCGGCATTCATCGCATTGACCTTGTCCGGGCGGTTGATCTGCACATGGGCGATCTTGTCCGCCAACTCGACGCGGAAGGCTTGATAGTCGGACATGGCAGTCATCCTCAGCCGTGGCTCGGCAGCACAGTAACGATTTTGTGATTAATAACCGAGCAACTATAACAAGCACGCGATAAAAGTCGATGCTTGCCACTGTGACGCAGGGCACGCCCCGGACGTTAACAAGCGCTTTGAGTATCACGGATAAGGGCTTGATCTGCCGAGGGTCTTGCCCCCGGCAGTCACCTCGGGCACATCACTCCACGAGACAATCGACGCAATACTGCCCCGCCTCGGCCTGCAGGCCGTGCACGTCGATGTCGAAGCCCGGGAAGGCCTGATCGAAGGTCCGCGCGAAGGCCAGGTAGTCGAGTATCGAGCGGGTCGCGGCGGTGAAGCGCTCACCCGGCATGATCAGCGGAATGCCCGGCGGATAAGGCACCAGCATCACGGCAGCGATGCGCCCCTGCAGTTGATCGATCGGCACCGCCTCGACCTCGCCGCGCACCAGGCGGTCGTAGGCCTCGGCCGGCTTGATCGCCACTTCCGGCAAAGCCGTGTACATGCTCTTCAACGCCTTGGCCGTGGCGTTGTCGCGGTAGCAGCCATGCAGCGCATCGCACAGATCGCGCAGCCCCATGCCCTGATAGCAGCCGCCACCCGCATGAGCGATGGAGGGCAGCACGTCCACCAGCGGCAGATTGGCGTCGTAGCTGCGCTTGAACTCCAGCAGTTCGGTCAGCAGCGTGCTCCACTTGCCCTTGGTGATGCCCATGGAAAACAGCACCAGGAAGGAATACAGACCGGTCTTTTCCACGACCAGGCCGCGCTCCCAGAGAAACTTGCTGACCACCGCCGCCGGGATCCCGCGCTCCTCCAGTTTGCCGGCCGCGTTGAGACCGGGCATCACCAGCGTCACCTTGATCGGGTCAAGCAGCACGTAGTCATTGGCTACCTCGCCGAAACCATGCCAGTCGGCGTCCGGCTGCAGCACCCAGTCGGCAGTCGACAGGCTGTCGGCGCCATCGGCTTCGCCCGGCTGCCAGATGCTGAACCACCAGTCCTCGGCATCGAGATTGCGGCGCACGTTGGCCAGGGCACGACGGAAGCTCAGGGCCTCGTCGAAGGTTTCCTGGATCAGCGAACGCCCGGCCGGGCCTTCCATCATCGCCGAGGCCACATCCAGTGAGGCGATGATGCCGTACTGCGGCGACGTGGAGATGTGCATCATGAAGGCTTCGTTGAAGCGGTCACGGTCCAATTGGCGCTGCCCGCCATCCTGCACATGGATCATCGAGGCCTGACTGAACGCGGCCAGCAGCTTGTGCGTGGAATGGGTGGTGAACACCAGCGGCGAGCGCTCGTCGCACTGGGTACCCATGCCGTAGCGGCCGGCATAGAACTCATGGAACGCGGCGTAGGCGTACCAGGCCTCGTCGAAGTGCAGCACCTCGACCGAATCACCCAGCGCCTGCTTGACCATCTCGGCGTTGTAGCAAAGCCCGTCGTAGGTGGAGTTGGTCACCACCGCCAGCTTGACCTTAGGCGCGCGACCGCGTGCCAGCGGGCTGGCGTCGATCTTGGCCTGGATCGATTCACGGCTGAACTCCGACAGCGGAATCGGCCCGATGATGCCCAGCTCGTTGCGCTCGGGGCACAGGTACAGCGGGATCGCACCGGTCATGATGATCGAATGCAGGATCGACTTGTGGCAGTTGCGGTCCACCAGTACCAGATCGTCACGCCCGACCATCGAATGCCAGACGATCTTGTTCGCCGTGGACGTGCCGTTGATCACGAAGAAGGTGTGGTCGGCGCCGAAGTTGCGCGCGGCGCGCGCCTCGGCTTCGGCCAGCGGGCCGGTGTGATCGAGCAGCGAACCCAGCTCCGGCACCGACACCGACAGATCCGAACGCAGGGTGTTTTCCCCGAAGAACTGGTGAAACGCCTGGCCTACCGGGCTCTTGCGGTAAGCCACGCCGCCGCCGTGACCGGGCGTGTGCCAGGAATAGTTGGATTGTGCGGTGTGCTGCACCAGCGCCTTGAAGAACGGCGGCAGCAGGCCGTCGAGGTAGTTGTGCGCCGCCCGCGCCACCTGACGGGCCAAGAAGGAAACGGTGTCTTCGTAGAGATAGAGGATGCCGCGCAGGTGATTGAGATCGGCCATGGCCTCGGCCGGCGCATTCTCGATGGTGACCTGCTCGCCGAGGGCGAAGATCGGCAATTGCGGAGCACGCACCCGCGCCACGCGGATCAGCTCGACCATGTCCTGCAGCAGACGACTGTTCTCCCCCGCGCCCTCGGCGGCCACCAGGATGCAGGCCAGACCGTGGTGGGTGGAGGCGACGATGCGGCCCTCGGCTGCACTGGCGGTGGGGAGAATGCTGAAACCGTCCTGTTCCAGCTCGCGCGCAATGGCGCGCACGCGATCGCCGGCCACCGTGTCGGCCTTGATGTCGCGGTGAACGATGAGGACGGGGAATTTTAGATCTTTATACATTTTGACGTCCTGAAAGCTGGCAGGCCCTCGCCTGCCCATCGCCTCAGGTTAGAGGCTCCCCCTGATCGGCGGAACCCCCTGTGCATCACGCTATAAGAAAAGGTCGCAATTGCGCTGCTCGGTTATTCCGGCGCCTTTTCCAGCTGCGCCCACAATGACGGCCCACCGGCGGATTTCTCGATGGCAGCCAGGCGCGCCAGGTGCGCCGCGAGTTCATCCTCGCTGGCGCGAATGACGCGGGTGCGCGGACGCGCGGCATCCAGACGACGAATCGGCGTAGCCTGCTGACGACCGCTGCCATCGCTATCGGCGCCCTCACCGGCAAGCGACAGATGGGTCTGACCACCGGTCATCGCCAGGTAGACGTCGGCGAGGATCTCCGAGTCGAGCAGTGCGCCGTGCAGTTCGCGGTTGGAGTTGTCGACGCCATAGCGCTTGCACAGCGCATCGAGGCTGTTGCGCTGCCCCGGATGGCGTTCACGCGCCATCATCAGGGTGTCGAGCACCGAGCAGTAGTCGCTGACATCGGCACGCTCGCTCTGCCCCAGCAGGGCGAACTCGTTGTTGATGAAGCCAACGTCGAACGCTGCGTTATGGATGATCAGCTGGGCGCCTTTGATGAATTCGTAGAACTCATCGGCCACATCCTTGAATCGCGGCTTGTCGGCGACGTACTCGTTAGTAATGCCGTGAACCGCGATGGCGCCTTCGTCGATCTCGCGATCGGGGTTCAGGTAGACATGGAAGTGGCGCCCGGTCAGGCGCCGCCCCAGCAGTTCGACACAACCGATCTCGATGATGCGGTGCCCGTCGGTGACCGGCATGCCGGTGGTTTCGGTATCCAGCACCACATAGCGGTTGACGGTGTTATCGGTTGTCACGCCTTGCCTCTCTCATCTATCTGCTTGCCACATTTTCAGCGCGGCATCTTAACCCAGGTGGAGCCCCCACGGCTCAGCGCGCCGAGCGCACCTCGTCGACGCCACGGTTGGCCAACTGATCGGCGCGCTCGTTGCCCGGATGGCCGGTGTGCCCACGCACCCACTGCCAACTGACCTGATGACGGTTGACCTCTTCATCCAGCTTCTGCCAGAGGTCGGCATTCTTCACCGGCTCTTTCGAGGCGGTCTTCCAGCCGCGCTTCTTCCAGTTCGGCAGCCATTCCTGGATGCCCTTCATCACATATTGCGAATCGGTCACCAGCTTGACCGAGCAGGGCCGGGTCAGGGCGATCAGGCCGGCAATCGCCGCCATCAGCTCCATGCGGTTGTTGGTGGTGCTGGGGTCCCCGCCCCACAACTCCTTTTCCACGCCCTTGTAGACCAGCAATGCCCCCCAGCCTCCGGGGCCGGGATTGCCCTTACAGGCGCCGTCGGTGTAGATCACCACTTCATCGGTTTCAGACATTCACAGGCTCTGTACGGAATTGACCAGTCGGGGGAGCCTTTCAGGTATCGATGTCGCGGCGGCTGATCTTGGCCACCGGCAATGGCAACAGCTTGCCCATCGGCTCACGACGCGATTGCCGCAGCGGCCGTAAACCGACCACCAGCTTGCGCGCTACCAGCAGGTAAAAGCCGGCCCCCGGCAGTTGCCAGGCCTCCCCCCAACGTTCCAGTCGCCGCAGGCGCATTTGCCAGGCGAGCGACGCAAGCGGCGGACGATAGCACCCGAACCGCCGTTTCTCCAACGCAAAGCCCAGCAGCGTCAGCCAGTCACCCACTCGACTGGGGGAGATGCAGCGCGCCTGCCTGAGCCCGTCCTGCGCGAACAGACGCCGCGCGCCCCAGCCGCTCCAGGGATGGATACCCAGAATCAGCAGGTGCCCGCCCGGCCGCACGCTGCGCGCCGCTTCGCGCAGCAAGCCGTGTGGCGACAGACAGAAGTCCAGACCATGCTGCAGCACCACCACATCGGCCGCGTGCTCGCCCAGCGGCCAGGACTGCTCCTCGCAGACGATCTGCACGCCGGGCATCGGCGCGCCCAGGCGCACGTTGTGCTGAATCTGCCCGGCCTTGGGCGGGCCTTCGGCGCCTGGCCCGTAGCTCACCAGATAACCGCCGAAGAAACGCGCCAGCTCCTCCTCCAGCAGGCGCCGCTCCTCCTCCAGCAACAGCTGGCCGAGCGGCCCGGCAAGCCAGTCGCGCGCCTCGCCGATGAGCTTGAGCCACTCGGGGTCGGCCTGGGCGAATGCCTGATCAGTCATCGCTGCCTCCGCATGACAGGTTCTGCATGTCCTGTCTAAGATGCACCTTTATCACCAGCTTAGCGACCCACAATGATTCAGATCGACGCGCTGCCCGCCTTCAACGACAACTACATCTGGTTGCTGCAGGACCCGACCAGCCGCCGCTGCGCGGTGGTCGACCCAGGTGATGCGGCGCCGGTACTGGCCTGGCTGGAGGCTCATGGCGACTGGACGCTGAGCGATATCCTGATCACCCACCACCACTTCGACCACGTCGGTGGCGTCGAACAGCTGAAGAAGGCCACCGGCGCACGCGTCGCCGGTCCGGCGGCGGAGAAGATCCCGGCGCGTGACGTGGATCTGGGCGACAACGACCTGATCGAGGTGCTCGGCCTGCGTTTCCAGATCATGGCCGTGCCTGGCCATACCCTCGGTCATATCGCCTATTACCACGCCGAGCAGAATCTGCTGCTGTGTGGCGACACCCTGTTCGCGGGCGGCTGTGGTCGCCTGTTCGAGGGCACGCCGCAACAGATGCACCAGTCGCTTAGCCGTCTGGCCGCCCTGCCTGGTGCAACACGGGTCTACTGCACCCATGAGTACACCCTGAGCAACCTGCGCTTCGCCCATGCCGTCGAGCCGCACAACCCGGACGTCAGCGCGCGATTGGCCGAGGTGAGCCGCTGGCGCGACGAGGGCCGCATCAGCCTGCCCTCGAGCATCGAGCTGGAGCGGGCCACCAATCCCTTTCTGCGCACCGGCGAGCCCGGCGTGATCGAGGCCGCCAAACGAAACGACGAGCGGTCCTCGAGCGAACCGAGCGCCGTGTTCGCCAGCCTGCGCGCCTGGAAGGACCGCTTCTGAGGGCCCGCAAGGCAGGCAGAGAATTGCCGAGCGCCAGCGTCCCCGGCACCCGCAACGCCCCATCTGGGTGACCGACGGGATGCCGGTCACAAATGGCTGGCGAAAACTTGACCACCCCCGCTTCGGTTCCTAGAATCGCCCGATCTTTTCGCCGGGACAAACACCTCACCCAATGCCTTTATCATCACGCAAGCCATTGAATACAAAGGCATTGGTGCGAAGCGCTCGAGCGCTAGCGGTGATGTGCAGCATGATCCTGGCCGGCTGTCAGAGCCTGCCCAGCGATACCCCGGACCGCTCGGCTGACACCTCCCGAGCCGTGGGCCTGGAGCGCGAGCCGGAGTGGCTCAACAACCAGGTCAAACCGCGCGAGTACACCGATATCTGGGAACGCATGCGCGACGGCTTCAAGCTTCAGGACGAGATCGGCATCAACCCCCGCATCGAACGTCTGCGCCTCTGGTACGCCAGCAACCCGCGGCATGTCGACACCGTCAGCGAGCGCAGCGCTCCCTACATCCATTACATCGTCGAGCGCCTGGCCGAACGTGACATGCCGATGGAGCTGGCCCTGCTGCCGGTGATCGAGAGCGCCTACGACCCGCAGGCCTACTCTTCCGCCCATGCCGTCGGTCTCTGGCAATTCATTCCCTCCACCGGTCGTCACTACAACCTGCGCCAGACCAACTGGTACGACGGCCGGCGCGACGTCACCGCCTCGACCCAGGCCGCCCTCAACTACCTGAGCCGCCTGCACGAGATGTTCAACGGCGACTGGCTGCTCGCCCTGGCCGCCTACAATGCCGGCGAAGGCCGCATCAGCCGCGCCATCGAACGCAACGAAAAGCTCGGCCTGCCCAGCGACTACTGGAACCTGTCGCTGCCCAAGGAAACCGAGGACTACGTGCCCAAACTCCTGGCCCTGTCGCAGGTCATCCTGACGCCCGAGGCCTATGGCGTGACGCTGTCACCGATTGCCAACGAGCCCTACTTCGAGCAGGTCGCGATCAAGCAGCACATGGACCTCTCCCGAGTCGCCAAACTGGCCGACCTGGATGAGCAGGAACTGCTGCAGCTGAACCCCGCCTACAAACGCGGCATCACGCTCGACGGCCCGCAGCACCTCCTGGTACCGACCGAAAAGGCCGAACTGCTCAGCGCCAACCTGGCATTGATGAAGCCTCAGGAGCTGGTCGACTGGCAGAGCTACACCGTACGTTCCGGCGACAGCCTGCACGGCATCGCCAACCGTCATCACCTGAGCGTGAGCATGCTCAAGGACGTCAATCGTCTGAGCGGCAACAATCTGCGCATCGGCCAGGTGCTGACCATTCCCGGCAAGCCCGGCGTGCAGCCGAGCGAGCCGCTGTATCAGCAGCGTAGCGTGGCTCAGGCTCCGGCGGCGCGCACCTATCAGGTGAAGAACGGCGACAACCTGTGGCAGATCGCCCGCGCCAACCAGGTCGCCGTGCACGACCTGCAGCGCTGGAACAAACTGCAAGGCAACCAGCTGAAAGTTGGCCAGGTGCTCAATCTGACGGAACCGGGCGCAGGCGCCACACAGGTCGCCAGCGCCAAGCCAGCCAGCAGTGCGCGCGACAAGGCCACCTACTACCGGGTTCAGCAAGGCGATTCGCTGTACGTCATCGCCAAGCGTTTCAAGATCGACCTCAAGCGATTGCAGGCCTGGAACCCGCGCAGCAGCACGTTGCGCCCCGGGCAGACAGTGACGCTCTTCCTGCCCTGATCAACGCTTGCTGATCGCCTCCAGGCAGCGCCCGGTCAACTGGGTAAAGCGCTGGAAGGCCACGAACTGTTCGTGGCGCAGCGCCCTGCCGGATAACCTGCTGTCGGCATAGAGCACCCCGATCTCTCGCGTTCCCGCGATGATCGGCGCGATGAAGAACATTCCCGCGCCCAGGCTGCGGCGGATCGGCTGAGTGACCAGCTCGGCCAGGTTGTAGCTGGCCGGCACCCCCATCCAGATCGGCTCGCGGTGGCGCAGTGCATAGCTGAAGATATGGGGCTGCTCGACCTGCTCGGCAGGCAAAACGAAGTCCTGCAGCCACTGCTCGGTCTTGTCGCCCATCACGCGCTTGGCGCGAAAACAGCTCTGCCCATCCGCCAGCACCGCCAGCATCACCCGTTCCAGACCGGCGCCGCGGTGCAGCCCCTTGAGCAGGGTATCGAGAATCAGGCCGACATCGGCGCGCTTGCTTACCATCAGGCCGAGGTCCTGCAGCGCCTGCTGCATGACCAGCAGGTCCGGCTGCAACAGGCGCGCCTTGCGCTCTTCCTGCTGCAGGCGAATCTGCTCGGGGTCGGTATTGGGAATGAGCCGACACAGCTTGCTGGCGCCAAAGGTGGAGGCCACCTTGACCGCCTCGTCGGCACTGGCCAGCACCTGCTGCAGCGCCTCCTCCGGACTGAGGTCGACGAATGCGGCCATCTTCGCCAGCACGGCTTCCATCTCTGGCGAATCCCAGCCCTGCAGCGCCGCCTCGCTGATACGCACCCCCAGCTGCACCGCATAGGCCGCCGGGTCGTGCTGATTGGCGCCGGCATGGGCCAGGCTGACGGTCTCGCCCAGGTTCCAGCTTTTCACGAGCCCCTGGGTCAGTTGCCGGAAGCTGGTGCCCAGCACCTCGCGCACCGCCTCCTCGGTTTCGACCCCCGGTTGCGCCAGGGCCGCGGCCAGTTCATCGGCCTGCTCACCGCCACAGCCCCAGAAGGCCAACTCGCCGAGATGATGCAGCAAGGCGGCGATGAACACTTCCTCGGCATGCTTGGAGAGCACGTAACCGGCGATGTTGCGTGCCTGTACGGCGGCGTGGAAGGAACGCGCGAGCAGCTCCTGCAACTGCTCGCGGGGCGCGCGGGTGAGCAGGCCGTCGATCAGGCTCACCGACAGCCCGATCAGTCGCACATTGTCGAAGCCGATCAGCACGATGGCCCGCGAAATGGTCTTGATGGTTTCCTGCGAGGGGTTGTAATAGACGCTGTTGCCGACCCGCAGCACCTTGCTGGTCAGCGCTGCGTCACGCAGCAACACGTCGGCCAGCTGCTGCACCGAGGCCGAATCCTGCTGGGCCAGGCGCTGCAGATCCTGCACCACGGCGGCCAGCGCGGGTAGTTCGGCTTGGTTCAGGCGATCGATCCATGACTGCAAACCATGGCTGCGTTCCGACAAATTCGTACCCTCGTGGTGTGTACATGAAGTGTATGCCAAAGTGCCGTCACTGCTCGCCCGGAACGGCGCTCTTTTTCCTGCCCAGACAAGCTGTTACTGTACCGACCCAGAAGCCCAAAAGCCGCCATGGATCGGATCTCACGCCCGATGCGTCCCCTCCTCCTGCTGTCCCTGAGCCTGGCCTTGAGCTTTCCCGCCTCTGCGACTATCAGCGAAAGCCACGGCTACGCCCAGTTCGGGACACTCAAGTACCCCGCCAGCTTCACCCATTTCGACTGGGTCAACCCCGAGGCGCCCAAGGGCGGCACCCTGCGCATCATGGCCTCGGGCACTTTCGATACACTGAACCCCTACCCACTCAAGGGCAGCAGCCCGATTTCCACCGCGCATTTCCTGCAGTACGGCGTGACCGAGCTGAACGAACCGCTGATGGTCGGCACCGGCCCCTACGATCCGTCCGGGGACGAGCCAGCCTCCAGCTACGGCCTGATCGCCAGAAGCGTGGAGTACAGCGAGGACCGCAGCTGGGTGGTGTTCAACCTGCGCCCGGAAGCACGCTTTCACGACGGCAAGCCGATTACCGCCTATGACGTGGCCTTCTCCTACCGCCTGCTGCGCAGCGATGGCCATCCGCAATACCGTACCAACCTGCAGGAAGTGAAACGGGTCGACATTCTCGGCCGCCATCGCATCCGCTTCGTGTTCAAGCGCGCCGGCAATCCGCTGCTGATCCTGCGTC
Coding sequences:
- a CDS encoding lytic transglycosylase domain-containing protein, whose amino-acid sequence is MPLSSRKPLNTKALVRSARALAVMCSMILAGCQSLPSDTPDRSADTSRAVGLEREPEWLNNQVKPREYTDIWERMRDGFKLQDEIGINPRIERLRLWYASNPRHVDTVSERSAPYIHYIVERLAERDMPMELALLPVIESAYDPQAYSSAHAVGLWQFIPSTGRHYNLRQTNWYDGRRDVTASTQAALNYLSRLHEMFNGDWLLALAAYNAGEGRISRAIERNEKLGLPSDYWNLSLPKETEDYVPKLLALSQVILTPEAYGVTLSPIANEPYFEQVAIKQHMDLSRVAKLADLDEQELLQLNPAYKRGITLDGPQHLLVPTEKAELLSANLALMKPQELVDWQSYTVRSGDSLHGIANRHHLSVSMLKDVNRLSGNNLRIGQVLTIPGKPGVQPSEPLYQQRSVAQAPAARTYQVKNGDNLWQIARANQVAVHDLQRWNKLQGNQLKVGQVLNLTEPGAGATQVASAKPASSARDKATYYRVQQGDSLYVIAKRFKIDLKRLQAWNPRSSTLRPGQTVTLFLP
- a CDS encoding HDOD domain-containing protein, which produces MQSWIDRLNQAELPALAAVVQDLQRLAQQDSASVQQLADVLLRDAALTSKVLRVGNSVYYNPSQETIKTISRAIVLIGFDNVRLIGLSVSLIDGLLTRAPREQLQELLARSFHAAVQARNIAGYVLSKHAEEVFIAALLHHLGELAFWGCGGEQADELAAALAQPGVETEEAVREVLGTSFRQLTQGLVKSWNLGETVSLAHAGANQHDPAAYAVQLGVRISEAALQGWDSPEMEAVLAKMAAFVDLSPEEALQQVLASADEAVKVASTFGASKLCRLIPNTDPEQIRLQQEERKARLLQPDLLVMQQALQDLGLMVSKRADVGLILDTLLKGLHRGAGLERVMLAVLADGQSCFRAKRVMGDKTEQWLQDFVLPAEQVEQPHIFSYALRHREPIWMGVPASYNLAELVTQPIRRSLGAGMFFIAPIIAGTREIGVLYADSRLSGRALRHEQFVAFQRFTQLTGRCLEAISKR